The segment AGATGGGTTGAACCGCCCGGGGAGTCCCGGCCTGGTATTCAGAATGCTCCTCCCCCGGCGGTCAAAGAGCCGATGCTCAGTCACTCGCCGGCGTGAGCCTGTTTGCCGTGGGCCGACACAAAGGGCTTTCGTCCGATTCGGCAAGTCTGTTTTCGGCGCTCCAGCGCAGGCTGACCACGGTCTGCGCTAGAGTCTCAAGCGTGAATGGGACCATCAGGGAGTTGTCTTTCGCCGTGCTTTTCTCCAGCAAAGGCCGCTTTCCTGGTCTCTTAGACACGAAGGGAGCGAAGCCTCCAACAGATATTTCGCTTGAGACACCCGGATTTAGTATCATACTGCCCGCAACGCCTCACGAGTTTTTCGTTTCGTGACAAATCTTGGCATGGACGTATTAAGCAGAAGTGTGCGTCCGGTTAGGATCGCGTTGCGCGCCGTCCCAACGATGGTTGCGGACCCGTTGTGGCGGCTTCAGTAGGGTTGCGGTTTGGAGTAGACGCGCGCCTCATGTACATCGAGCGAAAACCCATGTTCGCTTTTCGCGTTGGGGTTGTCCGTGCCTGTCTGGACGAAGTCCCAGGCATGGGGGAAGGGTAGACTCATGTTTCGAGCGTTTTTGCCGAAGGAAGTGTGTTTTTTTGACTACTTTGAGCAGCTTGCGGCGTTGTCGGTGAAGGCCTGCCAGGCCTTCCTGGAACTCACAGAAGGTCACAAGGACGGACTGGACCGGCACGCGGCAAAGATCAAAGACATCGAACACCAGGCGGACGACGTGGCCCACCGGTGTATCGACGATCTGAACAAGACATTTGTTACGCCCATCGACCGTGTCGATATCCATGCGCTGATCAAGCGGATGGACGACGTCGTCGACTCCGTAGATGCCACGGCCTCACGAATGGCGCTCTATGAGTTGGTGGAAATACGCGAGGAGGCCCGCAAGTCCGCCGAAGTGCTGCTCAAAGCGGTCCGATCGATGGAGATTGCCGTACGCGGCCTACGGACGATTAAAGAAACCAAGACGATCAAGGATGAGCTGATTTCGATTTACCACTTGGAGAATGAAGGCGATCTGATCCTCAGGGAAGCGCTCACGCGTCTGTTTCGGGAAGAGACAAACGCGATTCTCGTCATCAAGTGGAAAGAGATCTTCGAGCGCCTGGAAAAGGCCACGGACCGCTGCGAAGAGATTGCGCATATTATCGAGCGCATCGTAATCGAGGTATCCTGATCGTATGGACCCCCTCTTTCTCGTAATTCTGACCGTTATCGTGGCTCTGGCTTTCGACGTAATTAACGGATTCCACGATTCGGCTAACTCCATTGCCACGGTAGTCTCTACGCGAGTCCTCAGCCCTCGCGCCGCGGTAATATGGGCTGCCTTCTTCAATTTTGTTGCAATGTTTGTGTTTGCCCCTCGGGTTGCCGACACCGTATCGAAGATCGTGCACATCGACGCAAGCGATCCCGCTTACATGTACGTGGTTCTCACCGGCCTATTAGGGGCCATAGTCTGGGACCTCATGACGTGGTGGTGGGGGCTGCCAACGAGTTCCTCCCACGCCCTTATCGGAGGTCTCGTGGGGGCGGGGATCGCGCACAAGGGGGTTGATGTTATTCAGTGGAGCAAAGTCATGGCGACCGTGGAGTACATTCCACTGGCTCCCTTGTTCGGCATGATTCTTGGCTTCGCGTTTATGGTAATCGTGTACTGGATGTTCCGCAGGTGGCGGCCCATCTCCGTCGACAATCTCTTCCGGCGCGGACAGCTCGTCTCCGCGGCGCTGTATTCGCTGGGGCACGGAGGCAACGACGCGCAGAAAACGATGGGCGTGATTGTGGCGTTGCTGGTGGCCGCGGGCTATTTCACACCTGACGTGCAACTGTCTCTTCTGGACTGGCATACCTCGTGGATTATTCTCTCCTGCCAGATTGCGATGTCCGTAGGAACCGCGTTTGGCGGGTGGCGCATCGTGAAGACCATGGGAATGCGGATCACCAAATTGAAGCCGGTTGGCGGTTTTTGCGCGGAGACCGCGGGCGCTGCCACCCTCTTCATCGCCACGCACCTTGGCATACCCGTCTCGACGACTCACACCATAACCGGAGCCATCGTTGGCGTCGGTTCGACGACGAAGTTCTCCACGATCCGTTGGGGCGTTGCGCGGCGAATCATCTGGGCGTGGGTTTTTACGATTCCCTTTTCGGCCTTGGTCGCGGCCTTGTGCTTCTGGGCAATCCAGCTAATCGTTCCGTCCTTCTAGTCCGCAATTCGCACCGGAGCAACTGAGCGCCGGCGCAAATTGCTCACGTGCAAGGCGTTGAGGTTACGCCATGAGGATTTCTCACCAACACACTCCGTCTTTGGAGAAGTGTGTTGCTTTTCGCTCCCAGTCTCGCAAGCAGCCTGATCGCGGGACATTCACGCGTGTGTTTGTGAGCAATTCGGACTAGGATGCGGTAGCGCGTTTCTCTGTTGTTAGGACGCTAACAAGTTCCTAACAGTCAAATGTTAGCGTGATGGCGTGATCGGCGTCGCGACCGAGTGGAGAACGCACATGGCACGGGAGACTATCCTTGTCGTCGATGACGAGGAAGACATCCTCGAACTCGTCAACTACAACCTAACCAAAGCCGGATTCCGCGTATCTTGCGTGTCGTCGGGAGGCGAAGCCGTAAAAGCGGCGAGAACCATGTCTCCCGATTTGGTCGTGTTGGACCTCATGCTGCCTGGATTGGACGGCCTGGAAGTCTGCACCCTGCTGAAGAACGACCCGAAGACAAAGGACGCGGCTGTCATCATGTTGACGGCCCGCGGAGAAGAGGGCGATGTGGTACGCGGACTTGAGTTAGGTGCGGACGACTACGTTACGAAACCCTTCAGTCCACGGATATTGTTGGCTCGTGTTCAGGCCGTGCTGCGGCGCAGAGAAGCCGAAGCCGTCGAAAAGAACACGACAATTCGCGTACACGGGATGGTGATTCATCCCGGCCGGCATGAGGTTCTCGTGAACGGCGAGCCCATAGAACTTACCTTTACAGAGTTTCGCGTGTTGCAGTGCCTCGCGAGGCGCCCCGGTTGGGTATTCTCTCGTTCCCAAATTGTCGACTCGGTGCGTGGGGCCGGATATGCTGTGACGGATCGCGCGGTGGACGTGCAAATTGTCGGTCTGCGCAAGAAGCTGGGCGATGCGGGCGCCTGTATCGAGACGGTGCGAGGCGTGGGCTATCGATTGAAGGAGTAGTACATTGGCAAGGCGCTCCCTCCTCTGGCAGTTGTTTCCCCTTCTGGTTCTAGTGACCGTTGTATCGCTTCTCGCGTGTACCCTCTATTTCACGCAGACGTTGCACGATTTCTATCTCAATGAAACGCGCAAAAGCTTGGAGAGCCGCGCAAACATTGTACGTTTGCTGGAAGGCGATCTGTTCTTCACCGCCCCGCCCGAGGAGCTTGACGCGCTCTGCAAGGAACTGGGCAAAGCCTCAGGCATCCGAATTACGCTGGTTAAACTCGACGGGTCGGTTCTGGCCGACTCGGAAGGACTCCCCGCGGACATGGAAAACCATGCGACGCGCCCGGAGATCCAGGAAGCGTTCGCGGGTAACGTGGGGAAGGCGGAGCGATTCAGTAACACCCTAGGCAAGACGACATGCTATGTGGCCGTGCCGGTTTACCGAAACGGCAAGGTTGAGGGAGTGGCACGGGTTTCTGTCCCGCTCGAAGCCGTCGAAGTGACGTTACGCGAGGCATACCGGCATATCGCCCTCGGATTTCTTGTCATCGCGCTTCTCGCGTCGGTGTTGGGATTGGCGGTTTCCAGGCGGATAACGCGGCCGATAGAACAAATGAGGCAAAGTGCGCGGCGCTACGCTCAAGGCGATCTGTCGGCGCGCCTGCGTGTGCCGAACACGACGGAATTGGGACAATTGGCGGAAGCCATGAACCATATGGCCCTTCAACTTCAAGAGCGCATCGGCACGGTTGAACGGCAACGCAACGAATTGGAGGCCGTGCTGTCGAGCATGGTGGAGGGCGTTGTAGCCGTAGATACTGAGGAGCGAATCCTGAACATCAACACGGCGGCGGCCGAACTGTTTCATGTCGTGCCTGCGAAGGCCGTGGGAAAGATGCTGCATGAGGTAATTCGCAACACGGAAGTCCAACGTATCGCCGAGTCGGTTCATCGCGTCAACGAACCTATCGCCCGCGATATCCTGCTGACGTATCAGACGGAACGATTTGTGCACGTGCACGCGACGCCGTTGGCGAATGCCGACGGCAAAAGCATCGGCGGCTTGATCGTATTTCACGACATCACCGAACTGAGGCGTCTCGAAAATGCGCGCCGCGATTTTGTCAGCAATGTGTCCCATGAACTCAAGACCCCAATCACCTCGATTAAGGGATATGCGGAGACGCTATTGGATGGAGCGCTGGATGAGCGAGAAGATGCGCGGCGGTTCGTCGAAATTATAACCAGGCAGGCAGACCGCCTGTACTCGCTCATCGAGGACTTGC is part of the Candidatus Hydrogenedentota bacterium genome and harbors:
- a CDS encoding DUF47 family protein is translated as MFRAFLPKEVCFFDYFEQLAALSVKACQAFLELTEGHKDGLDRHAAKIKDIEHQADDVAHRCIDDLNKTFVTPIDRVDIHALIKRMDDVVDSVDATASRMALYELVEIREEARKSAEVLLKAVRSMEIAVRGLRTIKETKTIKDELISIYHLENEGDLILREALTRLFREETNAILVIKWKEIFERLEKATDRCEEIAHIIERIVIEVS
- a CDS encoding inorganic phosphate transporter, giving the protein MDPLFLVILTVIVALAFDVINGFHDSANSIATVVSTRVLSPRAAVIWAAFFNFVAMFVFAPRVADTVSKIVHIDASDPAYMYVVLTGLLGAIVWDLMTWWWGLPTSSSHALIGGLVGAGIAHKGVDVIQWSKVMATVEYIPLAPLFGMILGFAFMVIVYWMFRRWRPISVDNLFRRGQLVSAALYSLGHGGNDAQKTMGVIVALLVAAGYFTPDVQLSLLDWHTSWIILSCQIAMSVGTAFGGWRIVKTMGMRITKLKPVGGFCAETAGAATLFIATHLGIPVSTTHTITGAIVGVGSTTKFSTIRWGVARRIIWAWVFTIPFSALVAALCFWAIQLIVPSF
- a CDS encoding response regulator transcription factor, whose product is MARETILVVDDEEDILELVNYNLTKAGFRVSCVSSGGEAVKAARTMSPDLVVLDLMLPGLDGLEVCTLLKNDPKTKDAAVIMLTARGEEGDVVRGLELGADDYVTKPFSPRILLARVQAVLRRREAEAVEKNTTIRVHGMVIHPGRHEVLVNGEPIELTFTEFRVLQCLARRPGWVFSRSQIVDSVRGAGYAVTDRAVDVQIVGLRKKLGDAGACIETVRGVGYRLKE
- a CDS encoding cell wall metabolism sensor histidine kinase WalK, which gives rise to MARRSLLWQLFPLLVLVTVVSLLACTLYFTQTLHDFYLNETRKSLESRANIVRLLEGDLFFTAPPEELDALCKELGKASGIRITLVKLDGSVLADSEGLPADMENHATRPEIQEAFAGNVGKAERFSNTLGKTTCYVAVPVYRNGKVEGVARVSVPLEAVEVTLREAYRHIALGFLVIALLASVLGLAVSRRITRPIEQMRQSARRYAQGDLSARLRVPNTTELGQLAEAMNHMALQLQERIGTVERQRNELEAVLSSMVEGVVAVDTEERILNINTAAAELFHVVPAKAVGKMLHEVIRNTEVQRIAESVHRVNEPIARDILLTYQTERFVHVHATPLANADGKSIGGLIVFHDITELRRLENARRDFVSNVSHELKTPITSIKGYAETLLDGALDEREDARRFVEIITRQADRLYSLIEDLLNLSRLEQGSERDEIQKEWVQARQIVEAAVLQCQEKASAKGITIRAESDEDTSVRANAALLQLAVENLLDNAIKYSDENTEVEAEVRKRGNQLTIRVRDHGCGIAKEHLHRIFERFYRVDKARSRKLGGTGLGLAIVKHIARAHHGQATVDSAPQKGSTFCIHIPCGGLDALDQDSSGNSETLTQP